The following coding sequences lie in one Bacteroidota bacterium genomic window:
- the sucC gene encoding ADP-forming succinate--CoA ligase subunit beta, giving the protein MNLHEYQGKQILSNYGVSVPVGIVAESPAKAVEAAKEIQKLTGTDRWAVKAQIHAGGRGKGGGVKIAKTLEEVELFADQIIGMMLVTPQTSAQGKLVRKVLIEQNIYYPGPSEVSEIYMSILLNRARSRNMIMYSPRGGMDIEKVAEETPDQIFTEEIDPRVGLQPFQARKIAFNLGLSGTAFKEMVKFVQALYKAYESSDASLFEINPVIKAADDRIFAADSKVVIDNNALFRQAEIANMRDLLEEDPIEVEATRFDLNYVKLDGNVGCMVNGAGLAMATMDMIKMSGGEPANFLDVGGTANAKRVEEGFRIILKDPNVKAILVNIFGGIVRCDRVAQGIVDAYTNIGEIGVPIIVRLQGTNAKEGKELIDNSGLKVYSAIRLQDAAALVNEVLK; this is encoded by the coding sequence ATGAATCTACACGAATACCAGGGAAAACAGATTTTGAGCAACTACGGCGTATCGGTGCCGGTGGGAATTGTAGCCGAATCGCCGGCCAAAGCAGTTGAGGCTGCAAAAGAAATTCAAAAACTAACGGGCACTGACCGCTGGGCTGTCAAAGCTCAGATTCACGCCGGAGGCCGTGGCAAGGGTGGGGGAGTCAAGATTGCCAAAACCCTGGAGGAGGTAGAGCTATTTGCTGATCAGATTATTGGTATGATGCTCGTTACTCCCCAGACCAGCGCCCAGGGAAAGCTTGTGCGCAAGGTGCTCATCGAGCAGAATATCTATTACCCTGGCCCGTCGGAGGTGAGCGAAATATATATGAGCATCCTGCTCAACCGCGCCCGCAGCCGCAATATGATCATGTATTCGCCACGAGGCGGCATGGATATCGAAAAAGTGGCTGAGGAAACTCCGGACCAGATTTTCACCGAAGAAATTGATCCCCGCGTGGGCTTGCAGCCTTTTCAGGCCCGGAAGATTGCATTCAACCTCGGATTGTCGGGTACGGCCTTCAAAGAAATGGTGAAATTCGTGCAGGCACTCTATAAAGCTTACGAAAGTTCGGACGCCAGCCTGTTCGAAATCAACCCGGTGATCAAAGCTGCCGACGACCGCATATTTGCTGCCGATTCCAAAGTGGTCATTGACAATAACGCGCTATTCAGGCAGGCCGAAATTGCCAATATGCGCGACCTTCTCGAAGAAGATCCAATCGAAGTGGAGGCCACCAGGTTCGACCTGAATTATGTGAAGCTCGACGGCAATGTGGGATGTATGGTCAACGGCGCCGGTCTGGCCATGGCCACCATGGATATGATTAAAATGTCGGGTGGCGAACCGGCCAACTTCCTGGATGTGGGTGGCACCGCCAATGCCAAACGCGTGGAAGAAGGTTTCCGCATCATCCTCAAAGACCCCAACGTCAAAGCTATCCTTGTGAATATTTTTGGCGGAATTGTGCGTTGCGACCGCGTGGCTCAAGGTATCGTGGATGCCTACACCAACATCGGCGAAATAGGTGTTCCCATCATCGTCCGCCTGCAAGGTACAAACGCCAAAGAAGGCAAGGAGCTCATCGACAACTCCGGGCTCAAAGTGTATTCGGCTATCA
- a CDS encoding ABC transporter ATP-binding protein codes for MIKAEGIVKRFGSLTVLKGIDLEVFPSEVVAIVGPSGAGKTTLLQILGTLEQADEGSLHLMGTKVNHMSDKALSAFRNKNIGFVFQFHHLLPEFTALENLIIPALIGGMKRKEAERRATELLSFFGLNDRSGHKPGELSGGEQQRIAVARALMNKPPLVLADEPSGNLDSANATALHQLFFELRETFGQTFVIVTHNTDLAALSDRTVRMADGLIAVQ; via the coding sequence ATTATCAAGGCAGAAGGCATCGTAAAGCGGTTCGGCAGCCTCACCGTGCTCAAAGGCATTGATCTCGAGGTTTTTCCTTCCGAAGTCGTAGCTATTGTCGGTCCATCAGGTGCCGGAAAAACAACCTTGCTTCAAATACTTGGCACCCTTGAGCAAGCCGACGAGGGCAGCCTGCATCTGATGGGCACCAAAGTTAACCATATGAGCGACAAAGCCCTATCGGCTTTCAGAAATAAGAACATCGGTTTTGTATTTCAGTTTCACCACCTGCTGCCGGAGTTTACTGCCCTCGAAAATCTGATCATTCCGGCGCTAATCGGTGGGATGAAACGCAAAGAGGCAGAAAGAAGAGCAACAGAACTGCTAAGTTTTTTTGGTCTGAACGACCGCTCCGGCCACAAACCGGGAGAGCTGTCCGGGGGTGAGCAGCAGCGCATAGCCGTGGCCCGGGCACTGATGAACAAGCCCCCATTGGTGCTGGCCGATGAGCCCTCGGGCAATCTCGATTCTGCCAATGCCACAGCCCTGCATCAGCTTTTCTTTGAGCTGAGGGAAACCTTTGGCCAAACCTTTGTCATCGTAACGCACAACACCGACCTGGCCGCGCTTTCCGACAGAACAGTCCGCATGGCCGACGGTCTGATTGCCGTGCAATAA
- a CDS encoding aminotransferase class V-fold PLP-dependent enzyme — protein sequence MTELDKHFEFFRKNTIGHDLVFESPLGPQKLIYADWIASGRLYAPIEKHIAELIGPYVANTHTETSELGQRMTLAYHLAHKLIKAHVNAGPDDVIITAGSGMTTVINKMLRIMGLKNCLWLNHKKSRDCQQMKERPIVFITHMEHHSNHTNWFEANVDVVVLPPNKDLLVDLDELRRQLEMPKDRNFKIGSFTACSNVTGIQNPVHEMARIMHEYGGVVFVDYAASAPYVDINMHPENELEKLDAIFFSPHKFLGGPGSSGVMIFDRSLYKSESPDNPGGGTVDWTNPWGEYKYIDDIEIREDGGTPGFLQAIRAALAIEVKNQMNTAKMAEAEHRLVQRAFKLFRNIEGVHILADNAEDRLGAFSFYLEDVHFNLVVKILSDHYGIQVRGGCACAGTYGHYLLDVSYEKSKRITELINHGDLSEKPGWIRASFHPTMTMDELETLAEAVREIRKNHKKWGQDYIYNRHTNEFRHRSEPADKTPVVANWFKI from the coding sequence ATGACTGAGCTGGACAAACATTTCGAATTTTTCAGAAAAAACACCATCGGGCACGACCTGGTTTTCGAAAGCCCTTTGGGCCCCCAAAAACTGATTTACGCCGACTGGATTGCCAGTGGCAGGTTATATGCTCCTATCGAAAAACATATCGCAGAGCTGATTGGTCCATATGTGGCCAACACGCACACCGAAACCAGTGAACTGGGCCAGCGGATGACTTTGGCTTATCATCTGGCGCATAAGCTCATCAAAGCCCATGTGAATGCCGGCCCCGATGATGTGATCATCACCGCCGGCTCAGGCATGACCACTGTCATAAACAAGATGTTGCGCATCATGGGGCTTAAAAACTGCCTCTGGCTCAATCACAAAAAAAGCCGTGATTGCCAGCAAATGAAAGAAAGGCCCATCGTGTTTATCACCCACATGGAACACCACTCCAACCACACCAACTGGTTCGAAGCCAATGTGGATGTAGTGGTGCTGCCACCCAACAAAGATTTGCTGGTCGATCTGGACGAACTGCGCCGACAGCTCGAAATGCCTAAGGATAGAAACTTCAAAATAGGCTCATTTACAGCCTGTTCGAATGTGACAGGTATCCAGAATCCGGTGCACGAAATGGCCCGGATCATGCATGAGTATGGGGGCGTGGTTTTTGTGGATTACGCTGCATCGGCGCCATATGTGGACATCAACATGCACCCTGAGAATGAACTCGAAAAGCTCGATGCCATTTTCTTCAGCCCGCATAAGTTTCTCGGCGGTCCGGGCAGCTCAGGCGTGATGATTTTCGACCGCTCGCTCTACAAGTCCGAATCGCCCGACAATCCCGGTGGCGGCACGGTGGATTGGACCAACCCCTGGGGAGAATACAAATATATTGACGACATAGAGATCCGTGAAGATGGCGGCACCCCGGGTTTCCTGCAGGCCATCAGGGCTGCCCTGGCTATTGAGGTAAAAAATCAGATGAATACGGCAAAAATGGCCGAAGCGGAGCACCGGCTGGTGCAAAGGGCGTTCAAATTGTTCCGTAATATTGAGGGCGTACATATCCTTGCCGATAATGCCGAAGACCGCCTAGGTGCATTTTCATTTTATCTCGAAGACGTCCATTTCAACCTGGTAGTCAAGATATTGAGCGATCACTATGGCATTCAGGTGCGTGGCGGCTGTGCCTGTGCCGGTACATACGGCCATTACCTTCTCGATGTGAGCTACGAGAAATCAAAACGCATCACAGAGCTCATCAATCATGGCGACCTGTCGGAAAAGCCCGGCTGGATCAGGGCCTCATTTCATCCGACCATGACCATGGACGAACTCGAAACACTTGCCGAAGCGGTGCGCGAGATCAGGAAGAACCACAAAAAGTGGGGGCAGGATTACATCTACAACCGCCACACCAACGAGTTCCGTCACCGCAGCGAACCAGCCGACAAAACCCCTGTTGTAGCAAACTGGTTCAAAATCTGA
- a CDS encoding bifunctional (p)ppGpp synthetase/guanosine-3',5'-bis(diphosphate) 3'-pyrophosphohydrolase, translated as MDLQETQSGYSFEFLRSSLLPHYQPQELALLDKAYEQALDAYKGRKLTSGEDFIRHNIEVACIAVNELGLRLPTAISALLHSLKFEDDEDFRRVETTYGKEVSVILRGFVRISQLPTERLSYQSEQYRKLFLSLIDDIRVIILKIAHRVYDLRNLPNHNADKLEKYILEVKHLYVPITHRLGLYKIKSEFEESVMRYEHADVYASIEQMINATRDRQEAFMQSFIRPIEEQLRQHQLDCTIKWRTKSIPSIWAKMKSQQVSFEQVYDLFAIRIIANSPPKREKEDCWRIYSIVTDLYPPNPKRLRDWITTPKASGYESLHTTVKGPEDKWVEVQIRTERMDQNAEKGQAAHWLYKEKSGKFDMEDWLNQVRDVLENPDQLQFDAYKRSDSIGRDKIFVFTPNGDLKQLPGGATVLDFAYEVHTQVGSTCNGARVNNKVVPIRHVLQNGDKVEIITSKKQSPRADWLNFVVTERAKSKIRKYLKDVELREAEIGKEMLLRKLKNWKIVSSEDIINNLVRHYKTNTAMQLYHQIATEKIDLIELKKYLTSQMEEGRTGSQRPMETDPKIFQEKLGGKDDYLVIDENISNVNFKLARCCNPIPGDDVTGFVTINTGITIHRKGCANAARMYERYPYRFLKVRWKQQADQPHFIANIRVSGKDTLGLVNEITRLISSDLKVNMRAISFNTRDGAFEGRISLQIRDTDHLEQLMHKLGKVNGVEKVSRAD; from the coding sequence ATGGATTTGCAAGAAACACAATCCGGCTACAGCTTTGAATTTCTGCGCAGCAGCCTGCTTCCACATTACCAGCCACAGGAACTGGCCCTGCTCGATAAAGCCTACGAACAAGCTTTGGATGCTTACAAGGGCAGAAAACTTACCAGTGGGGAGGATTTTATCAGGCACAACATCGAGGTGGCATGCATTGCAGTCAACGAACTGGGCCTGAGGCTTCCGACAGCCATTTCGGCCTTGTTGCACAGCCTGAAGTTTGAGGATGATGAGGATTTTCGCCGGGTCGAAACCACTTACGGCAAGGAGGTGAGCGTGATACTGCGCGGTTTTGTGCGCATCTCGCAATTGCCTACGGAACGTTTGTCTTACCAGTCGGAACAATACCGAAAACTTTTTCTCTCGCTCATCGACGACATCAGGGTAATCATTCTGAAAATTGCCCATCGCGTGTACGACCTGCGTAACCTGCCAAACCACAACGCCGACAAGCTCGAAAAATACATCCTGGAGGTTAAGCACCTGTATGTGCCCATCACCCACCGGCTGGGATTGTACAAAATCAAGTCGGAGTTTGAAGAGAGTGTGATGCGCTACGAGCATGCGGATGTGTACGCCTCGATTGAGCAGATGATCAACGCCACGCGCGACCGGCAGGAAGCTTTCATGCAATCGTTTATCCGGCCGATTGAGGAGCAGCTCAGGCAGCACCAGCTGGATTGTACCATTAAATGGCGCACCAAGTCGATCCCCAGTATCTGGGCCAAGATGAAATCGCAGCAGGTGAGCTTCGAGCAGGTGTATGATTTGTTTGCAATACGCATCATTGCCAACAGCCCGCCAAAACGCGAAAAAGAAGACTGCTGGAGGATATATTCGATTGTCACTGACCTGTATCCGCCAAACCCGAAGCGGTTGCGCGACTGGATAACCACTCCCAAAGCTTCGGGATATGAATCGCTGCATACTACAGTGAAAGGCCCGGAAGACAAATGGGTTGAAGTGCAGATACGTACCGAGCGCATGGACCAGAACGCCGAAAAAGGACAGGCTGCGCACTGGCTCTACAAAGAAAAATCGGGTAAGTTCGACATGGAGGACTGGCTCAATCAGGTGCGCGATGTACTTGAAAATCCCGATCAGCTTCAATTCGATGCATACAAACGCAGCGACAGCATTGGCCGTGACAAAATTTTTGTTTTTACGCCCAATGGCGATCTGAAACAACTCCCGGGCGGGGCCACCGTGCTCGACTTTGCCTATGAGGTACACACCCAGGTCGGATCGACCTGCAACGGCGCAAGGGTAAACAACAAGGTGGTACCCATTCGCCATGTGCTTCAAAACGGCGACAAGGTGGAGATCATCACCAGCAAAAAGCAGTCGCCGCGTGCCGACTGGCTGAATTTTGTAGTGACCGAACGTGCCAAAAGCAAGATTCGTAAGTATCTGAAGGATGTTGAATTGCGCGAGGCGGAAATCGGTAAGGAGATGTTGCTTCGAAAGCTCAAAAACTGGAAAATCGTTTCGTCTGAGGATATTATCAACAATCTGGTGCGCCATTACAAGACCAATACAGCCATGCAGCTGTATCATCAGATAGCAACGGAAAAGATAGACCTGATTGAGCTTAAGAAGTACCTGACCAGCCAGATGGAAGAAGGTCGTACGGGGTCGCAGCGCCCGATGGAGACTGATCCGAAAATTTTTCAGGAAAAGCTTGGGGGCAAGGACGACTACCTGGTAATTGACGAAAATATCAGCAATGTAAATTTCAAGCTGGCCCGGTGCTGCAATCCCATCCCTGGCGACGATGTGACGGGCTTTGTGACCATCAATACAGGCATCACCATTCACCGCAAAGGTTGCGCAAATGCTGCCAGAATGTATGAGCGTTACCCTTACAGATTTTTGAAGGTGCGCTGGAAGCAGCAGGCCGATCAGCCACATTTTATTGCCAACATCAGGGTGTCGGGTAAAGATACCCTAGGGCTTGTGAATGAGATTACACGTTTGATATCCAGTGATTTAAAAGTAAATATGCGCGCTATTTCCTTCAACACCCGCGACGGAGCCTTCGAAGGCAGGATTAGTTTGCAGATCAGGGATACTGATCACCTGGAGCAACTGATGCATAAGCTGGGCAAGGTGAACGGGGTTGAAAAAGTTAGCCGGGCCGATTAA
- the floA gene encoding flotillin-like protein FloA (flotillin-like protein involved in membrane lipid rafts) — MDMYIIIAIGLGAIFLIWFLFYFIPVGLWFTALVSGVRVPLLQLILMRWRKIPPGIIVNSLIAATKAGLKLERNDLEAHFLAGGRVQQVVNALISADKANIELNFKTATAIDLAGRDVLQAVQMSVNPKVIDTKRVAAVAKDGIQLIAMARVTVRANIRQLVGGAGEETILARVGEGIVSSIGSAESHKSVLENPDSISKVVLRKGLDSGTAFEILSIDIADIDIGKNIGAVLQMDQAMADKNIAQAKAEERRAMAVALEQEMKAKAQEARANVIQAEALIPQAIAEALRNGNIGIMDYYKFQNIQADTRMRESISEAGIQPPSGTKDEPKK; from the coding sequence ATGGACATGTACATTATTATAGCCATTGGACTTGGAGCGATATTCCTGATATGGTTCCTTTTCTATTTCATTCCCGTCGGCTTATGGTTTACGGCTCTGGTCTCCGGGGTACGTGTGCCGCTGCTTCAGCTCATCCTGATGCGTTGGCGCAAGATTCCTCCCGGCATCATTGTGAACAGCCTGATTGCTGCAACCAAAGCTGGTCTGAAACTGGAGCGCAACGACCTGGAGGCACATTTCCTTGCTGGCGGACGTGTTCAGCAGGTGGTCAATGCCCTTATCTCGGCCGATAAAGCCAACATTGAGCTGAACTTCAAAACGGCCACAGCCATCGACCTGGCCGGCCGCGATGTGCTCCAGGCAGTTCAAATGTCGGTTAACCCAAAGGTGATCGATACCAAACGTGTGGCAGCTGTGGCAAAAGACGGTATCCAGCTCATTGCCATGGCCAGGGTAACGGTGCGCGCCAACATCCGTCAGCTTGTTGGTGGAGCCGGTGAAGAAACCATTCTGGCGCGTGTGGGCGAGGGCATCGTATCGTCTATCGGTTCGGCCGAGTCGCACAAGTCGGTACTCGAAAATCCTGACAGCATCTCCAAAGTTGTGCTTCGCAAAGGACTTGACAGCGGAACCGCTTTTGAAATCCTTTCCATAGATATTGCCGACATCGACATTGGAAAGAACATCGGGGCAGTGTTGCAGATGGACCAGGCTATGGCCGACAAAAACATTGCCCAGGCCAAGGCTGAGGAGCGCCGTGCCATGGCCGTGGCTCTGGAACAGGAAATGAAAGCCAAAGCCCAGGAAGCCCGTGCCAATGTGATTCAGGCCGAGGCACTTATCCCACAGGCCATTGCCGAAGCCCTGCGCAACGGCAACATCGGAATCATGGACTACTACAAATTCCAGAACATTCAGGCCGACACACGAATGCGTGAAAGTATTTCGGAAGCCGGCATCCAGCCGCCCTCAGGCACCAAGGACGAACCCAAGAAATAA
- a CDS encoding ATP-dependent Clp protease adaptor ClpS — protein sequence MTQEKLQPVEYADAMVDKPRSLVLFNDDFNTFDFVIETLIQVCGHTPEQAETCTWIVHYKGKCAVKSGPLSELRPIYNEFRNRNLTASID from the coding sequence ATGACACAGGAAAAACTTCAACCGGTTGAATATGCCGACGCCATGGTTGACAAGCCCCGCTCGCTGGTGCTTTTCAATGATGATTTCAACACTTTCGATTTTGTGATAGAAACCTTGATTCAGGTGTGTGGCCACACTCCGGAGCAAGCCGAGACCTGCACCTGGATCGTGCATTACAAAGGGAAATGTGCCGTGAAGAGCGGCCCGCTTTCCGAACTCAGGCCCATTTACAACGAGTTTAGAAACAGGAACCTTACTGCAAGCATTGACTAG
- a CDS encoding CoA pyrophosphatase — MPEKLNFQHFCDYLRHQLTLKLPGYAAQQRMEPPSRRQLMMQPTTEAPRQGAVLIGLFPDGDDIFTMMIRRAVYDGVHSGQIAFPGGRREPSDHDLIQTALREAAEEVGIDQKQVVVAGTLSSLYIPPSNFVVLPVVAFLNSTPELRIQEEEVNEAFFVSVRQLANPDNCRLTPIILSSGITLEAPSYTIGDKIIWGATAMIISELLQLLPNKFRLQQIRE; from the coding sequence ATGCCAGAAAAACTGAACTTCCAGCACTTTTGCGATTACCTTCGTCACCAATTGACGCTTAAGCTTCCAGGCTATGCTGCCCAGCAACGCATGGAGCCACCGAGCCGCAGGCAACTGATGATGCAGCCCACAACTGAAGCTCCACGCCAGGGAGCAGTGCTGATTGGCCTTTTTCCTGACGGTGACGACATTTTCACAATGATGATCCGGAGAGCGGTGTACGATGGGGTGCACAGCGGCCAGATTGCTTTTCCCGGCGGGAGACGCGAACCTTCTGATCATGATCTGATTCAGACCGCTCTGCGTGAAGCTGCCGAAGAGGTGGGGATTGATCAAAAACAGGTCGTAGTAGCTGGTACGCTCTCTTCCCTTTATATCCCACCAAGCAATTTCGTCGTCCTGCCTGTCGTTGCTTTTCTCAATTCCACACCAGAACTCAGGATACAGGAAGAAGAAGTGAACGAAGCTTTCTTTGTCTCAGTCCGGCAATTGGCCAATCCGGACAACTGCCGCCTGACTCCCATTATTTTAAGCAGCGGAATCACACTCGAGGCGCCTTCCTACACCATAGGTGATAAAATTATATGGGGAGCAACAGCAATGATTATCAGCGAATTATTGCAGCTACTCCCCAACAAATTCCGGCTGCAGCAAATCAGAGAATGA
- a CDS encoding OsmC family protein has protein sequence MSTNKVDVTWTGEMAFEAEVNGFKLMMDADEKVGGQNKGPRPKPLTLASLGGCTAMDVVSILKKMRVEPSWFNVEVEGELTEEHPKYYHTIRLTYMFKGDNLDMEKLQKAVDLSKERYCGVSALLSKGAKIESKIVIL, from the coding sequence ATGAGTACCAACAAAGTAGATGTGACCTGGACGGGTGAAATGGCCTTCGAAGCCGAGGTAAACGGATTCAAACTGATGATGGATGCCGACGAAAAGGTTGGTGGCCAGAACAAAGGTCCCCGGCCTAAGCCGCTCACCCTGGCATCGCTCGGTGGATGCACGGCAATGGATGTTGTAAGTATCCTGAAAAAGATGCGGGTTGAACCTAGCTGGTTCAATGTGGAAGTGGAAGGAGAGCTCACCGAAGAGCACCCTAAATATTACCATACCATCAGGCTGACCTATATGTTCAAAGGCGACAACCTGGATATGGAGAAACTTCAGAAAGCCGTGGATCTTTCCAAAGAAAGGTATTGCGGTGTGAGTGCATTGCTGAGTAAGGGCGCCAAGATCGAGAGCAAGATCGTCATTCTCTGA
- a CDS encoding DUF5106 domain-containing protein — MKNKLLLLLSLTLTGLLSLAQNGHHILLRMPASEDQTFFLAHYHGDKTYLIDTSNYRTGEALFAGSEPLRQGIYILANSKKEKLAEFLVGFQQHFSLAFPPDFNPSQTLVEGSLENQLFYAYLDRLSSASRSSEKLRAKFDSLPENDPEREKIQLQLKALQNGSEAYRDRLIEENPNTLLALILKAMKEPVVPEEIKENREEAYRFYKANYWKDVDLGDDRLIRTPLLPRKLQQYMEQLVPPSPDSVIQAIDFLMNRARGAQEITDFLAWHFLSEYQQPKLMGMDKAFVHVADNYFLKGKVSSLTPSIREKIQERADRVRPTLLGNPAPDMWLIDTTGAYRSFKELKSEYVVIVFWDQTCSHCKKELEDLSKVYSNKKFDFEVFAVNTTNDYDGWKHYINEKKYPWLHVNGTKSFTPDFHQLYDIYSVPVIYILDRDRRIIAKRIAAQFIEQIIQSTIP, encoded by the coding sequence ATGAAAAACAAACTTCTCCTACTGCTAAGCCTCACACTCACCGGATTGTTGAGTCTGGCTCAAAACGGACACCACATCCTCCTCAGGATGCCTGCCAGCGAAGACCAGACCTTTTTTCTGGCACATTACCACGGCGATAAAACCTACCTGATCGATACGAGCAACTACCGTACAGGTGAAGCTTTGTTTGCTGGCAGCGAACCCCTCAGGCAGGGAATTTACATTCTGGCCAACAGTAAAAAGGAAAAGCTGGCCGAATTTCTTGTGGGCTTTCAGCAGCATTTCAGCCTGGCATTTCCGCCCGATTTCAACCCCTCACAGACCCTGGTGGAGGGCAGCCTTGAAAATCAGCTCTTCTATGCCTACCTCGACAGGCTCAGCAGTGCCTCCCGCAGCAGCGAGAAACTCAGAGCAAAATTTGATTCGCTGCCCGAAAACGATCCCGAGCGCGAAAAAATACAGCTACAGCTTAAAGCCCTACAAAACGGCTCCGAGGCCTATCGCGACAGGCTGATCGAAGAAAATCCAAACACACTCCTCGCGCTGATCCTCAAGGCAATGAAAGAGCCTGTGGTTCCGGAAGAAATCAAAGAAAACAGGGAAGAAGCCTACCGCTTCTACAAGGCCAACTACTGGAAAGATGTTGATCTTGGCGACGACAGGCTTATTCGTACTCCCCTGCTTCCACGAAAGTTGCAGCAGTATATGGAGCAACTTGTGCCACCGTCGCCCGATTCAGTGATTCAGGCAATTGATTTCCTGATGAATCGTGCCCGTGGCGCCCAGGAGATCACTGATTTTCTGGCCTGGCATTTCCTCTCGGAATATCAGCAACCCAAGCTCATGGGAATGGACAAAGCTTTTGTGCATGTTGCCGATAACTACTTTTTGAAAGGGAAAGTCAGTAGCCTTACCCCATCCATCCGCGAAAAGATTCAGGAACGTGCCGACCGCGTGCGCCCCACCCTGCTCGGAAATCCGGCACCCGATATGTGGCTGATCGACACTACCGGCGCTTACCGGTCGTTCAAAGAGCTGAAATCGGAATATGTCGTAATTGTGTTCTGGGACCAGACCTGCAGCCATTGTAAAAAGGAACTCGAAGACCTGAGTAAAGTTTATTCAAACAAAAAGTTTGATTTTGAAGTATTTGCCGTCAATACAACCAACGACTACGACGGCTGGAAACATTACATCAATGAGAAAAAGTACCCCTGGCTGCATGTGAACGGCACCAAAAGTTTCACCCCCGATTTTCACCAACTTTATGATATTTACAGCGTGCCAGTGATTTACATACTCGACCGCGATCGTCGCATCATCGCCAAACGAATCGCTGCACAATTCATCGAACAAATTATACAAAGTACCATCCCCTAA